From one Thamnophis elegans isolate rThaEle1 chromosome 7, rThaEle1.pri, whole genome shotgun sequence genomic stretch:
- the MPST gene encoding 3-mercaptopyruvate sulfurtransferase yields MSQQLLYRALVTAKWVSEVIKTPQTGSSVKLLDASWYLPKMKRNPQREFEDRHIPGAAFFDIDHCSDRTSPYDHMLPSATDFAEYVGKLGVSNDCHVVVYDASDQGLFSAPRVWWMFRAFGHEAVSLLNGGLKNWMKEGYPVTSGKSHPAPAEFHASLDKSMVKTYEQVKENIDSRRFQVVDARSAGRYAGTEPEPREGIEPGHMPGSVNIPFTEFLTEAGLEKSSETIQSLFQEKKVDLFKPLVATCGSGVTACHVALGAYLCGKPDVAIYDGAWVEWFMRAQPEDIISERMRKNL; encoded by the exons ATGTCTCAGCAGCTTCTCTACCGGGCATTGGTGACTGCTAAATGGGTGTCAGAAGTTATCAAGACTCCTCAAACTGGATCGTCTGTGAAGCTCTTGGATGCCTCTTGGTACCTCCCCAAAATGAAACGTAATCCCCAGAGAGAGTTTGAAGATCGCCATATTCCAGGAGCCGCTTTCTTCGACATTGATCATTGCAGTGACCGCACATCACCTTATGATCATATGCTTCCCAGTGCAACAGATTTTGCAGAGTACGTGGGCAAACTAGGAGTCAGCAATGATTGTCATGTTGTGGTGTATGATGCAAGTGACCAGGGCCTGTTCTCAGCTCCCCGGGTCTGGTGGATGTTCCGAGCTTTTGGCCATGAAGCGGTTTCTCTTCTAAATGGTGGGCTGAAGAACTGGATGAAAGAGGGGTATCCTGTCACCTCTGGAAAGAGTCATCCTGCTCCTGCTGAATTTCACGCTTCTCTGGATAAATCAATGGTGAAGACCTATGAGCAGGTGAAGGAGAACATTGACTCACGCCGGTTCCAGGTAGTAGATGCACGATCTGCTGGAAGGTACGCTGGGACAGAACCAGAGCCCCGAGAAG GAATCGAACCTGGTCACATGCCTGGCTCTGTGAACATTCCTTTCACAGAATTCCTCACTGAGGCAGGCTTGGAGAAAAGCTCAGAAACTATCCAAAGCTTGTTTCAGGAGAAGAAAGTAGACCTCTTCAAACCTCTTGTGGCTACTTGTGGCTCAGGAGTCACCGCTTGTCACGTGGCATTAGGAGCATATCTGTGTGGGAAGCCAGATGTGGCCATTTATGATGGGGCTTGGGTAGAGTGGTTCATGCGCGCACAGCCTGAAGACATCATCTCAGAGAGGATGAGGAAGAACCTCTGA